Part of the Sorghum bicolor cultivar BTx623 chromosome 1, Sorghum_bicolor_NCBIv3, whole genome shotgun sequence genome, CGTCGCGACGCTGAACGCGTCGATGAGGTAGTCCGTGGAGCGCGCCATGAGGTCCACGACGGCCTCTGCCGTCTCCGCCTCCCTTGCCACCACGTCCTCGGGGACCAGCCCTTCCCCGCACGTGGAGAAGGCGCGCTTCAGGCTCCGGAAGTCCTCCTCCACCATGGCCTGGTCGGCGCGCGCGAAGCTCCGCTCGTTGCCCCCCGCCAGGAGCACCATGAGGAAGGCCTCGAAGGAGGCCCGCATCACCTCCCGCACCGCCACGGGCTGCGCGCGGTCCGCCAGCACGGACACCAGGAACGACAGGTTCTGCTTCAGCAGGCGGAGCGCCGGGCGGATGCGGGCGTCCGCCACGCTGCGGGCGTAGAGGCCCTGGTAGAAGGAGTGCCGGGAGTCCAGGAAGATGAGCCGGTGCGCGGCGACCTCGGCGACGGTGGAGATGGACGACTGCGCCGCGGCGCGCGCGCGGGACAAGTGGGACGGCGACGAGCACGACAGCGAGGTGTCGAGCGCCTCGACGTGGGTGAGCACGTAGTGGAGCGTGTTGAGGCGGACGTAGAGCCGCTGCGTGCCCCGGCTGATGGACGGCCGCGGGATGTGGTGCGAACCGCCGCCGCGCGGGCTGACCTCCGGCGCCTGGCACGTCGGCAGCGCCGCCTTCTTCCAGAGACGGAAGAAGCCCGAGTCTTGGTTGCACCTCGTCAGCGGCGGCAGCGGAGGGAGGTAGTTCTGTTTCGAACCTGTCGTCGTACCATTGCATCGTCAACCACGTTCCAACAAGAAACAAAACTTGTCTGGCACACACTCGATGCACAGACAGAACAACGTGAAGCTTACCGCAGGACGCCACAAAGGAGATGTAGTCCTGGAAGATGGACTCCAGGCCGTCGACGAGATCGTGAACCACCTCGTCTTTCGCGCTCGCTGGGATCTCGGAGAATTCATCGATGGTCAACCTAGCCAGCTTCATCAGCTCCATCGCGGACCCGGCAAACGGTTCTTCCTTGGACTTGGGTATCCAGCTCTAGATCGAAAACACGCAGCAGAGCAGGGATCAGTAAGTGATTTGTCCAAAATTCGAGCTCGATCTACCGTCCAAGTGTATGAGTACCTCAGTGTCTCTTGCTCTGAGGAGGCAGTCCCTGGCAAGCCCAAGCTTGTCGTCCATCCAGGCCTTGAGCAGTCCCATCACGACGGACTCCACCTCGAAGGGCTCCATGTCGCCCACGACGGTCTTGGCCCGGCCGTCGTCGCAGTCCGCCGCGTCCTCGGCCGTCATCTGCGCCAgggccttctccagcctgctcgcCGAGTGGAGCACGCGGACGAGCTCGTCGGTGAGGATGGTCACCTTGGCGAGGTACTGCCTCAGCACGACGCCGAAGCAGCCGTGCAGGGTGACCGCGGCCACCGCCACCGGCGCGGGGTGCCACCGCCTCAGCACCGGGCTGAAGTTCCTGCGCTCGAACATGGCCAGCTGCTCCGTGTCCCTGGCGAGCTGCATCAGGACGGACCCAGGGTCGCTGTCGCGGTCGATGATCACGCTGTCGGACTCGCCGAGTCCGTTCTCAAGTATCTGCAACCGGCGGTCGTCGTCAGCGGATCAATACTCTGTGCCAGTTGCCAAGATCATATAGTAACATCAACTTTAGCATTACGTTGGTGAAGGCGCTCTTCATCGAACACCTGACGTAATAATCTACGCGGTCTCCAGCAAAGTTGCCATCGCCGGCACCTTCCCGGTCAGCGATGATCTTTCCCGCGGCAAGCGCCATGGACAGCAGGATCTCCATGCCTTCCGTAGCAGAACCACCACCGATGCCCTTATCGTAGCTGTCGTGGTAGTCCAGGAGTCGCTTCTCCGACCACTCCTGCATCCCACCGAGCGCGCTCAGGAGCACCTTGACGTACAGCGGGTCACGGCTCCCCTGCTTGGTGTCGGCCGCCACGTCAACGAGCACGGTGAGCGCCGCAGCGACGAGGTCCGGCTCGACCTGGCCTGTGATCACGTACTGCTGGAAGAAGACCCACGCCAGGCACACGTTGTGCAGGATCCTGTTGATGCCGAGCGTCGGCCACGtcttcttgatgagctctaggaGCTCGTCGACCTCGTCGAGCACGACGGTGCACTCCCTCAGGTCAAAGATGGTCTGGAGGAGGGAGCAGTAGAGGAGCACGTTGAGCGGGTACCCGTCGGCCCAGTGGCACGCTTCTACGGCGGCGCCGGGGGTGCCGGAGCGCCACGAGAGCGCGTGCACGGCGTTGCTGAGGGCGCGCATGACGTCAGAGTTCTTGCCGGTGTCGATGGCGCGGATCTCGGTTGCGCGCATCACCTCGCGGAACCGGAGCACGGCGGCGTGGAGGCGGTCGAGGGGGAGGGACGGGTGCAGGATGAGTCCTGCCTCCAGGAGCTTGATCTGCCGGAACTGCCACTGGTGGTACTCCTCGGCGTCCGCGAACTCTGCGGGCTTGAGCTGCCGGAGGAGTTCCAGCGGGAGAACGATCGTCTCCGCCCTCCTGCCCACCTGTAGTGCAAATCAAATCAGACATGTCAATGAAAAGATGCAGAAGAAACAGAAAACGATCGATGCCGCCATGGGCGCCGACCTGACCGACGACGGTGCGCATGAGGGTGCGGCGCAGGCGCGCGTCACTCTGGTCGGTGACCCGCATCTGCTGCCGCATGATCTCCGCCGACGTCATCGGCCGCCGCACGCGGCCAGGGGACGCCGGCCCCGACGTCTGGCTCAGCGTGCGGGCCAAGCCCATCATCGGCTGCGCCCCCGACGAGAGCCGCCTCGGCCTGAGTCCGAGCGCCTTCTTGACTCGGCTGCCCATGACGCTGCCCCCGGTGCCATTCCTCgcgccagcgccagcgccgGCGACGGGCGACGACACCTCCCCTTCCGCCACGCCGCCCCTGCTAGCAGGTGCCGCCGGGCCGGACGAGCGGCAGGACATGAAGAAGATCTCGTACGCGGTCTCGCGGAGCTCGACGGGGCCGAGCGCGTCGACGCGGCCGAAGGGGCAGTCGAGGCCGACCGCAGCGAAGTCGAGCTCGGTGATGTCGGACCGCGTCGCCGTGGAGCTCGCGGAGGCGGAGCGCGAGCGCTGGTGGCCCCCCATCTCGTCCCGGCCCCGGGTCCCGGCACGGCCCAGCCACCCAGAGAGACAGCCGGGGCTCGCGCGCGATCGGGAGTTTGGGAGGTGACGCGCGAGGACTCGGGGGAGAAGTGATCAAGAATTGCAAGGGCAGAGACGGCCGGTGCATGCCGCGCCCAAATCGAGCCAACTATTTCCGCGCCGCGTTTGCAGGGTAACCAAGGGGTGGGTTGGACTCTCACAGAATTTCATCCTGATACATGCTTTGCACCAGGAAAAATGAAGAGGGAGAAAAAGTTGCGATAAAAATCTGCGATAGCTGCTACTTTTACCACTGCTCGGAAATATACAAGCTGCATATATTGTACCGAAGTGCCAGGTATGTGTATCAACATCTGGATTTCAACAGCAGTGTTTCCAGAAGTAAGAACACCTGGATTAAGCCCatgtttaggctttgtttagttccgaaaattttttggttttcggtacggtagcattttcgttttttattaaataaatattgtttaattatagactaactagattcaaaaaattcatctcgcgatttacaggtaaactgtgtaattagtttttgttttcgtttatatttagtgtttcatgtaTATGCtgcaacattcgatgtgacagggaattttaaaaagttttggtttttggggtgaactaaacaaagtttcccacccaaaacttttcacccatcacatcaaatttttaaacatatacatgaaacattaaatatagataaaaacaaaaactaattttaaaagattcatctatatttaatgctccaaacatgtgccgtaaaattcgatgtgataggaaatcttaaaaaaaattagttttTAGGAGAAAATTATTAGCCATGTCAGTCATCACACACCTGAAATAGAGATAaagctatgtttttagtttcgtaaatagtctactcCCTCTGCCCCACAAATAAACGCAATTCTAGCAATGAATCTGGACATATCCAGATTTATTGCTAGAATTGCTTTTTtttagaacggagggagtatatctaggccttgtttagtttctaaaaaaattgtctccgtcacatcgaatcttgcgacacatgtgtggagcattaaatatagataaaaataataactaattacatagtttaactgtaatttgagagatgaatcttttaaacctagttagtccatgattggacaatatttgtcaaatacaaacaaaatgctacagtgctcattttactaaaaaatttaaaactaaacGAGGCTTAGTACTATATGTATGTGtttaaatatttgatgtgacggactgTAAACTTTAACTCGTGAACTATTCTTTCTTTTTCCTGACCGTTTTCTGGTCACCGCCGCATCTACCTATGGTTGACTTGCGGAGATTTCTGGCTCTACGGCCGGGTGCAGATAggactttttttttatttcggaAATCAGGTGGTGCACTTTATTGAACAAGCATCTGTCATTGGCCTACCAAATCCTTCGAAGACATAACTCGGGCCCGTTTGGATGGTATAGCCTGGTAGCATTCCTAAAGGAGTACACCTCCATTCTATATACTGTTCATTTGTTGGGAAGATTTAAGTATATCCTTTCCTCTCTAAAGTTTCCTCATCCAtgcattgtttagttccaaaaaaaattcaaaattctccgtcacatcgaatcttgcgacacatgcatagagtattaaattaagatgaaacaaaaactaattacacagtttgcctgtaaatcgcaagatgaatcttttgacactaattagtctatgattagacaatatttgcaacaaacaaacgaaaatgctacaatacccaaaatccaaattttttgccaactaaacaagggccttgtttagttccgaaaaaatttcgaatttcggcactgtagtattttcatttttattcgacaaatattatctaatcatggactaactaggctcaaaatattcatcttatgatttacagataaactataaaattagtttttttatttttgtctatatctaatgcttctaCATATGCtctaagatttaatgtgacggagaatcttgaaaaaattttagttttc contains:
- the LOC8070499 gene encoding uncharacterized protein LOC8070499, with the translated sequence MGGHQRSRSASASSTATRSDITELDFAAVGLDCPFGRVDALGPVELRETAYEIFFMSCRSSGPAAPASRGGVAEGEVSSPVAGAGAGARNGTGGSVMGSRVKKALGLRPRRLSSGAQPMMGLARTLSQTSGPASPGRVRRPMTSAEIMRQQMRVTDQSDARLRRTLMRTVVGQVGRRAETIVLPLELLRQLKPAEFADAEEYHQWQFRQIKLLEAGLILHPSLPLDRLHAAVLRFREVMRATEIRAIDTGKNSDVMRALSNAVHALSWRSGTPGAAVEACHWADGYPLNVLLYCSLLQTIFDLRECTVVLDEVDELLELIKKTWPTLGINRILHNVCLAWVFFQQYVITGQVEPDLVAAALTVLVDVAADTKQGSRDPLYVKVLLSALGGMQEWSEKRLLDYHDSYDKGIGGGSATEGMEILLSMALAAGKIIADREGAGDGNFAGDRVDYYVRCSMKSAFTNILENGLGESDSVIIDRDSDPGSVLMQLARDTEQLAMFERRNFSPVLRRWHPAPVAVAAVTLHGCFGVVLRQYLAKVTILTDELVRVLHSASRLEKALAQMTAEDAADCDDGRAKTVVGDMEPFEVESVVMGLLKAWMDDKLGLARDCLLRARDTESWIPKSKEEPFAGSAMELMKLARLTIDEFSEIPASAKDEVVHDLVDGLESIFQDYISFVASCGSKQNYLPPLPPLTRCNQDSGFFRLWKKAALPTCQAPEVSPRGGGSHHIPRPSISRGTQRLYVRLNTLHYVLTHVEALDTSLSCSSPSHLSRARAAAQSSISTVAEVAAHRLIFLDSRHSFYQGLYARSVADARIRPALRLLKQNLSFLVSVLADRAQPVAVREVMRASFEAFLMVLLAGGNERSFARADQAMVEEDFRSLKRAFSTCGEGLVPEDVVAREAETAEAVVDLMARSTDYLIDAFSVATCDSIGGAGGAEDDAGGGGGGGGGCTPLPPTTRRWDSGDPNTILRVLCHRDDEAANQFLKRTFQLARRR